A stretch of the Deltaproteobacteria bacterium genome encodes the following:
- a CDS encoding iron-containing alcohol dehydrogenase: MIREYKFPQLEKVIFGAGSIARVTKEMERFGKERAYILTGKTLATRTDLVRKLETLLEDKWVGTYSSCQQHVPSSNITEATKRAREAQADLIISFGGGSPVDAAKIVALELLGDRPQEAIPQIAITTTLSAGEFTPFAGWTDEKTRIKAVRADPRIVPKIVILDPEQTVATPTQLWASTGMKALDHAIEALWSVNPQPVTDALAMEAIRKLRVNLPLSVKEPKNIEARGECQVAAWLSIFGLGNVGVRLSHIFGHQIGARWDVPHGVTSCITIPHCMRFLAPQTLPQQAMIAEAFGIKTEGRKLEDVAEEAARTVEAFIDSFGVPRRLRDVGAKESELPAVAHAVIEESAMWHKQQGAEEALLGLLRQMW, encoded by the coding sequence ATGATTCGCGAATATAAATTTCCGCAACTTGAGAAAGTGATTTTTGGTGCTGGATCGATTGCTCGCGTGACCAAAGAGATGGAGCGCTTTGGTAAAGAGCGCGCATATATTTTGACCGGGAAGACGTTGGCGACGAGGACCGACCTGGTCCGTAAGCTGGAGACGTTGCTTGAAGATAAGTGGGTTGGTACCTACAGCAGTTGCCAGCAGCATGTACCGAGCAGCAATATCACTGAAGCGACGAAGCGCGCGCGTGAGGCGCAAGCTGACCTGATCATCAGTTTTGGTGGCGGAAGCCCGGTCGATGCGGCGAAGATTGTTGCTCTGGAATTACTGGGCGATCGGCCACAAGAGGCCATTCCGCAGATCGCTATTACCACGACCCTCTCTGCCGGTGAGTTTACCCCGTTCGCTGGGTGGACGGATGAAAAGACGCGCATCAAAGCCGTCCGTGCTGATCCGCGCATTGTGCCAAAGATTGTTATCCTTGATCCTGAGCAGACGGTCGCAACCCCAACCCAGCTGTGGGCATCGACTGGCATGAAAGCTCTGGATCATGCGATTGAGGCGTTGTGGTCGGTGAACCCACAACCAGTGACTGATGCGCTGGCCATGGAAGCGATTCGCAAACTCCGAGTGAACTTGCCGTTGTCGGTGAAAGAACCAAAGAACATTGAGGCGCGTGGTGAGTGCCAAGTCGCTGCGTGGCTATCGATCTTTGGCCTCGGCAATGTCGGGGTGCGCTTAAGCCATATCTTCGGCCATCAAATCGGCGCGCGTTGGGACGTTCCGCATGGTGTGACGTCCTGTATCACCATTCCGCATTGTATGCGTTTCCTCGCGCCGCAGACCTTACCGCAACAAGCGATGATTGCCGAAGCGTTTGGCATTAAGACCGAAGGACGCAAACTCGAAGATGTTGCTGAAGAAGCTGCGCGTACCGTCGAAGCGTTTATCGACTCATTTGGTGTCCCGCGCAGACTGCGTGATGTCGGTGCCAAAGAAAGCGAACTCCCCGCTGTCGCACATGCAGTGATCGAAGAGAGTGCCATGTGGCATAAGCAGCAAGGGGCAGAAGAGGCGTTGCTCGGGTTGTTGCGACAGATGTGGTAG